The following proteins are co-located in the Sandaracinaceae bacterium genome:
- a CDS encoding MBL fold metallo-hydrolase encodes MLFRQLFDPESSTYTYLVADPETRKAALIDPVIDQVERDAQLLQELGLELVHTLETHAHADHITGSGLLRQRLGSRSVVSESAGAACADVKVGHGDRVQVGGITLEVRATPGHTNGCVSYVTADHQHVFTGDALLIRGCGRTDFQQGDAGTLYDSVQQQVFSLPDDTRIWPGHDYRGRTMSTVGEEKRWNPRLGGGRTKEQFVGIMSELNLALPSKIDVAVPANLACGLAPQGDTALPAERGWAPVERLSDGTPEVSAQWVREAEAEVRLVDVREPDELVGELPKIAHAESVVLGELETRMADAPREQPVVVICRSGRRSAGAARTLEAMGFKRVASMRGGMSAYHEQAAAGGTCAG; translated from the coding sequence ATGCTCTTTCGACAGCTCTTCGATCCGGAATCCAGCACCTACACCTACCTCGTGGCCGACCCCGAGACGCGTAAGGCCGCGCTGATCGACCCGGTCATCGACCAGGTCGAGCGCGACGCGCAGCTCCTCCAGGAGCTCGGTCTCGAGCTCGTGCACACGCTCGAGACGCACGCCCACGCGGATCACATCACGGGCTCCGGGCTGCTGCGCCAACGGCTCGGGAGCCGCTCCGTGGTCAGCGAGAGCGCTGGCGCCGCGTGCGCCGACGTGAAGGTCGGGCACGGCGATCGCGTGCAAGTGGGCGGCATCACGCTGGAGGTGCGCGCCACGCCGGGTCACACCAACGGCTGCGTCAGCTACGTCACGGCGGATCATCAGCACGTGTTCACGGGCGATGCGTTGCTCATCCGGGGCTGCGGGCGCACGGATTTCCAGCAAGGCGACGCCGGGACCCTCTACGACTCGGTACAACAGCAGGTCTTCTCGTTGCCCGACGACACCCGCATCTGGCCCGGCCACGACTACCGCGGGCGCACCATGAGCACCGTGGGCGAGGAGAAGCGTTGGAACCCGCGCCTGGGCGGGGGCCGCACCAAGGAGCAGTTCGTCGGCATCATGAGCGAGCTCAACCTCGCGCTACCGTCCAAGATCGACGTGGCGGTGCCCGCCAACCTCGCCTGCGGGCTCGCGCCTCAGGGGGACACGGCCCTGCCTGCGGAGCGTGGCTGGGCGCCGGTGGAGCGGCTCAGCGACGGAACACCGGAGGTCAGCGCGCAGTGGGTGCGCGAGGCCGAGGCCGAGGTGCGGCTGGTGGACGTGCGCGAGCCCGACGAGCTGGTCGGCGAGCTGCCCAAGATCGCGCACGCCGAGTCGGTGGTGCTGGGTGAGCTCGAGACGCGCATGGCCGACGCGCCGCGCGAGCAGCCCGTCGTGGTCATCTGTCGCAGCGGGCGGCGCTCGGCGGGTGCGGCGCGCACGCTCGAGGCGATGGGGTTCAAGCGGGTGGCGTCGATGCGCGGAGGCATGAGCGCGTACCACGAGCAGGCTGCTGCGGGAGGGACCTGCGCGGGGTAG
- a CDS encoding YeeE/YedE family protein produces the protein MVSPFFSSASLHGLLGGLLIGLAGALLWFFNGRIAGISGITAGLFAGPLRDASWRAAFLVGLALTSVVGALVAPHVFGTAAPVDGSRMVVAGLLVGVGTGLGGGCTSGHGVCGLGRFSRRSLVATLTFIGAGMLTVACLRLAGGLS, from the coding sequence ATGGTCTCTCCTTTCTTCTCGAGCGCCAGCCTGCACGGACTGCTCGGCGGGCTGCTCATCGGCCTCGCGGGTGCGTTGCTCTGGTTCTTCAACGGGCGTATCGCTGGCATCAGCGGCATCACGGCCGGGCTCTTTGCGGGCCCCTTGCGCGACGCCTCGTGGCGAGCGGCCTTCTTGGTCGGGCTCGCGCTGACCTCCGTCGTCGGCGCCCTCGTGGCGCCCCACGTCTTCGGCACCGCTGCGCCCGTCGACGGGAGCCGCATGGTCGTCGCGGGGCTCTTGGTGGGCGTGGGCACGGGCCTGGGTGGCGGCTGCACCAGCGGACACGGCGTGTGCGGCCTCGGCCGCTTCTCGCGTCGTTCGCTGGTCGCCACGCTCACGTTCATCGGAGCGGGCATGCTCACGGTCGCGTGCCTGCGGCTCGCGGGGGGGCTCTCGTGA